Proteins encoded within one genomic window of Glycine soja cultivar W05 chromosome 1, ASM419377v2, whole genome shotgun sequence:
- the LOC114410504 gene encoding uncharacterized protein LOC114410504, with protein MARDKLQPSIVCDLKLKLISDRQLDGRLYNLPNTDEVVALIVGDEHTGNKRDIEKQTGRLKRINELHPAYLPLQYPFLYPKGEDGYRPNILHKDHLNSHVAKRKKVTMREYFCFRMQSRDNEAQTILHSKRLFQQW; from the coding sequence ATGGCAAGGGACAAACTACAACCTTCAATTGTTTGTGACCTAAAACTAAAACTCATAAGTGATAGACAATTAGATGGAAGATTATATAACTTGCCAAATACTGATGAAGTTGTTGCTTTGATTGTTGGTGATGAGCATACAGGCAATAAAAGAGATATTGAAAAGCAAACAGGAAGGCTCAAAAGAATAAATGAACTACATCCTGCATATTTGCCTTTGCAATATCCCTTTTTGTACCCAAAAGGTGAAGATGGCTATAGACCAAATATTCTTCATAAGGATCATCTGAATAGCCATGTTGCAAAGAGGAAAAAAGTTACCATGCGtgaatatttttgtttcagAATGCAATCAAGGGACAATGAAGCTCAAACAATACTGCATTCTaagagattgtttcaacaatgGTAG